ATCGAAACAAGACCTGGGGTACTTGCTCACGTGCAAGATCCTTCCCTCTCAACAGCCATTCCATGCCGCTCGTGCCTGCCATTTTACCATGGCAGTCGGTGCTTTTGTAGAGCCGCTTGTCGTCGTGGCTCTATTGTTCGGCGGCGCCTGGTTCAACAGAAACAAAGAGTACGACTTTAGAGAAGGGCGTGCGGCGTGGGAGTCCATCGACGGGACATGCAAGAGGAGCGATGAGTTCTGCCAACCAAGTTCATCGCAAGAGAGCCTTCTCTCGGCAGACGACAGCTGGACCAAACACCCATCACCCTCGATAAACGACGTTCCTACCCTGCGCCGTCGCAAGATACAGCTATTTGGTTACAACAAGACGGTAGCCTCGCCCAACACACTGGTCTTCAAGCACCGTTTTCTCAGTCGCGTCCTGCAAAAGTTTCCTTTTCTCGTCGAGGCCTGGTACTGGGCTCTCATCTACTGGGTATGCAATATATGCGCTCTCATGTGGCTCCGCGCTGGCTAACACCGCTGCAGGTATACCAGCTTGGTCGAGCCTTTACCGCCGTTACTCTTGTTGAAGACACAGTCAATGTAGCCCGCCGCCACGCTCTCCAAGTCATCCATCTTGAACAGCGGCTTCACGTGTTTTGGGAAGTTCCCATCCAAAAGTGGTTCATGCAGCACCCGGCATTGGTGCATTGGATCAACCGGGTCTACTCATTTATTCACATCCCCGGCACCATTTTCTTCCTGGTTGCTTTGTACTATATAACAACGACTCGAAAAAACCGTGCCATGAGCCATAATGTCACTGCAGGCCCAGCATTGTACGAGGCCCGGCGAcgcaccatggccatgtgtAACCTGTTGgcctttgtcgtcttcacccTGTGGCCTTGTATGCCACCAAGGTTACTGAGCGACCCCGGTTTCGATGGAGACGGCGCGGCAGAAGCCAAGGGTTTTGGATTTGTCGACACGGTGCACAGTTCTGACGGCCAGAGTAGTGTTTGGACGACGAATAGATTCTGCAACCAATATGGTAGGTTTGGCGTTGTGGAATTGCGGATTGCACGCTAACTCTCCTTAGCCGCTATGCCTTCGTTGCATTTTGGATACTCGCTGCTTATTGGCTTGACCATCGCGACGCTTCCGGTTTCTGGTGTCCGCGCGACATCGTGGAAACGATTGTCGATTATTGGGCTTGGAATGGCATATCCAGCCCTCATCCTGACGGCCATCGTGGCGACGGCAAATCACTTCATCCTCGACGCAGTTGCCGGAGCTGTTGTGTGCGGCATTGCTTGGAAGACCAACGGCTTATTGTTGAACCTTTGCGTAATCGAAGACTACTTCCTGTGGATGGTCCGAATCCATAAACCTGTCAACTATACCGATCCCGAAACTGCGGTGGAGGCACAGTTTCACAGCAAAATTTGGGGCGAGGCTTAGATGAACTAGACATGAGAATGATGGATGAAGAGTTGGATTATACCCGTTGAGAACATGGAGTGATCATGGCCAGGGTTCGGAGCATGCGACATGGGACTCGTAGTGTGCGGGTGATTTGTTGCGAGCGCCGAGGACCATAATTTTGCGATTGTATAtattttttccttcttgctTTTTCTTGGCCAGGTACATAATACGACGAGATGGAGACGCACTGCATATTTCCGGAGTAGTGTGGTTCTATTATACGAGCGCAAGTTGGACAACAAAGGCGACGACTGTTGAACAGATGGCAATAGGCATAGTAGCAAGATGACATAACTGCAACTGAATTCGTCTGTTTCAGCTCTCGAATCAGCAAATTTATGTCAACGACTTGCGTGTACCAATACGTAGGCAGTCACACCATCAGCCACCTCTGCGTCGGCGTGACGAGTCCACGCAATGTTCAACGAATGAGCGAGTACTGGTACCGCAACTCGCAGCCGATCGGCGGCGCCCCGCTCGGTACCAGTACTCCTGGTTTGCCCCTCCACGTGGATTAGCTCTGGATAGCGGCATGACTGCACCACCTTCGTCGTCATTGAATCACTCACTTGGCCACAGCCTCACCAACACTCACATGCGTCCCTTGCTGCAACCACAACCACGCCTGGGGCTTTAAGCACAGCCGGTGCTGCCCTCACCTGCtccaccagacaccagcTTCCTCTGTCCAACGGCCATCAAAAACGGCGGCATCGAACTCCCAGCATCCGGCTGCCGTGCCCCGCAGTGCCCGCAGGTATATAGATCATGACATTGACGCCGTCCGCGCCCGAGCACCAAGATTCAGCCCTACCTGCGTCTCCGTCGGCCAGTTTCTACGCCATGagtgacgatgaagagggcGGCTACAACACCATTACACATGCCGAGACGGGGCGCGGCGTGAAGCTGCTGTTTTCCAAGAGCAAGGTATGCCCTCCCTCTCTTTGACATCCTTGCGGAAACTGATTTCTCATCAGGTCTACGTTCACCCGACCCCTTCGGCAAAGGACAATATACCGGGCTACATAGCCCTGCTGCAACAAAAGCCGCCGACTTCCGGACGCCCaacctcgtcatcctcccaCGAGTCGATAGCCCCCGGCTCGTCCGATCTTCTACTGGCTTGGGTTCCGGAATCAGCACTTGGGGACTCGACCAGCATATACGTCAAGGTTGATCTCTGCGATGGCGACTCGCCACCAAAACAGTCCTACCTCGTCCCCCCTCCGCCTACCGTCACGTCTCACAGCGGGTCGGTGGGCGGCTACTCCTTTGCTGTTCCCGTCAGCGCCGTCTATTCTCTCCTTGTGCGGCCACCGAGTATTGGATGGTGGTATggctccatcatcatcaactcCAGAGCCGGGGATAGCTTCCCTGCGCTGTTCTTTCACGACAATGAGTGCCAGAGTACCATTttgcaaaagaagaagctgacCAGGGATAACTTTGATCCATTTGGCGAATCTGGACAGATGTTTTGGGGAGCAGACGAAGTCTTACGATGGCTCAAGCGATATGTCAAGATTGAACGATCAGGTGCTGAACCCAATATCTATCTTGTAGAGCCCACCAAGGACGACCTTGAAGGGTTCGGCTCCAAGACTGCAGGCGTGTCAAAGCAAATCACGCCGGGTGATAAGGCTGCGGGGAGCAGTCGTGAAGCCCAAATGGATCCGTTTGTCAAATTTGTCAAGGAAACGGGCTGGAACATTATGAATCAGTTCAGCAAAGTCACGACGTTTACGAGGAGAGCGGCCCAAGACTTTGCCGAGAATAACAACCTGCCCCCGCAGGTGAAGAGACTGCTGAGGAACCCCGAAGTACAGACTCTCCAAGATGAGTTTGATAGTGCCAGAATTTACCTTGCCCGTTGGGCCATGGGTATTGCGGAGCAAAGCGAGCGGGATCGACGTGGCCGCATTTGGACCGTTAAGGACGTCGTTGATCTGGAGGACACGGATGTGGGGGAATTTGAGCTTCTCGAAGGAGCGAGTGCCTTGTCTCTAGAAGAGAGACGGAGACCAGTTACCATGGCCGAATGGGAGACGTTTTTTGACCCCGAAACCGGTCGGTTGTCATTGACCGTGGACGAGGTCAAGGAGCGCATCTtccatggcggcctcgacgccgaggacggtGTCCGCAAGGAAGCCTGGCTATTCCTTCTAGGTGTATATGAGTGGTACGGAACCGCGGACGAACGAAAGGCGCAGATTGCCTCACTCCGGGATCAATATTACCGGCTGAAGCACTCCTGGTGGGAGAGACTCGAGGGCGACGGGGGCGAAGGCGAAGCAGGAGAATGGTGGCGGGAACAAAGGGGCAGAATCGGTACGCACAACCAAGGCAAGGCCTCACAAAACTCTCGCACGCATTGCTAACACGCCTGCAGAAAAGGACGTCCACCGAACAGACCGCAATGTTCCCATCTTCCAGGGAGAAGATGCACCCCATCCCGACCCCAACTCTCCCTTTGCCGACGTCGGCACAAATGTCCACCTTGAGCAAATGAAGGAAATGCTCCTCACATACAACGAGTACAACAAAGACTTGGGATACGTCCAGGGAATGTCGGACCTGCTCTCCCCCATCTACGCCGTCATTCAAGACGACGCCATTGCATTCTGGGGATTCCAGAAATTCATGGAGCGCATGGAGCGCAACTTTTTGCGTGACCAGTCGGGCATGCGTGGCCAGCTGCTCACGCTAGACCAACTCGTCAACTTCATGGACCCCAAGTTGTGGAACCACCTGCAGTCGGCAGACAGcaccaacttcttcttcttcttccggATGATTCTGGTGTGGTACAAGCGTGAGTTTGGGTGGGTAGACATCCTGCGGCTGTGGGAGGGCTTGTGGACGGACTACCTGAGCGCCGAGTTTCACATATTCGTCGCGTTGGCCATTCTAGAGAAGCACAGGGATGTCATCATGGGGCATCTCAAGGCCTTTGATGAGGTTTTAAAATATGGTATGTATCTCGCCCCCACGGcagggaaaagaaaagggccaTAGCATACTAATACTTTCCGAATAGTCAACGAGCTGTCCAACACCATGGACCTCGAATCAACGCTCATCCGCGCAGAAGCTCTGTTCCGCAAATTCCAACGCCTAGTAGAAGCCGTTGACAAGAAACAGAATTTCCCTGGTCCCAGGGCAAGCTGCTCCTCCGAGGCGCCATCGCCACAGCCACAGTCACAAACACAGACACCACCCAAGGGCAAAGAAACAGAGACGCAGCAAAAGATCATCTCGCCCGAACTCAGGAATCTGTTAAATAGAAAAGTTGAGGTCCTGTCTCGCAAGACGGTTGCACAAAAGGGCGACGGCATGCCTGGGAAGTAATGATGATTGTCCAAGTGTAATTCTATCGTATAGCTTGATTAGCGgttgtttcttgtcctcgcaCAGCACGACCACCTAAtgatattataaaaaaaaaagcgtgAATTAGTAAAAACCGAAGTTTTCCGCAATGCAGTCCAGCAGCATTCTCGACTTTCCCACCCATCAAAACACAACCATCACCTATACCCCCTCGGACCACTAGGCAAGCCCTGCCTCCCCCTTCCCTGCCCGCCGGGCCCTCCACCACTCTGCCCCCCGTACGAACTCCCCGGCGCAAACCTGTCCTCGTAGCTGGCACCCGGCGGCTGAAACTGGCCCCCCGCCTGCCCGGGACTCTGCCTCCCCGCCCCCCAAAGCCTCTGCTTGAGCCTGTCCTGCGCGGAGCCGCCTCCCCCTCCGGCACCGGCAGCACCCTGACTCGCCACCGGCCGGGCGACCACGTCCTCCCTCGCCGCGGGCGCCCTCccctgcttctgctgctgctgctgctgcggcgccGAGTCCCACAGGCTGCTGAAGCCGCCTGACGCgccggcaccaccagcaccgccgGTCTGCAGGCCGCCGTAGCGCGCGCCGACCTGCGGCTGCACGTAGAGCGGCTGCTGGGCGGCGGGCGCGGGGGGGGCCTTGGGGTCGGGCGGCAGCCAGGAGGGCAGCGGGCGGCCCTTGTCGCCGTAGTAGTTGCGCAGCACGCGGCACACGTGcgtgtcgtcgtcggtgtcGCCGTCGTTTTCGGACGCGAGCAGCGTGGAGCGCAGCGACGAGATTTGCGACGTGGTCCTCGTGAGGATGTTGGAGTACCAGGATGTCATTTTTTCTTGAAGGGGGACGAATGGACGACACTGGATGGATGATCTTGGTGGATGGTTTTTTTGAGGGGCGCGCGGTTTCAACGGATCGACTGGACTTTTGGGCTTTGGAAAGATTCGCTTGCTGGACGGGACGATGGGAGGATGGGATGTagaagggaagaaggagGTGCTCGAGTTGCAATGTAGCTTGATGGTGGGGTGTTGCGGTTACAAGTACGGAGAAGTGGGGCTGACGTCGGGGCTTAATTTAGCATGTGCAGGTTCCGCCGTACCTGGCGCTCGGGTTGGGAGGACAAAGAAAGATACTGGTTCAATGTGGGCTTGTGTACGGACTATACGGTGTCTATTTGACCGGTGCAGAGGCACCATGTAGCAAGAGAGAATACATGAGCTTGAGGAAAATAAAAACGCAGTCAATTGACGCCGCAACGCCAGCAATGCCATAATCATCCCGGCAGCCGCAAGTCGGCTGTGACAAAACACCCAATTTTTTGGTTCCCCCCGATTATGCCCGCAACCACAGGCCTTCACCAGGCCAGGTCGTGGGTGAGGGTCaacttctccttctcctgctTAGCCTTCTTATTGTTCATCTTGACGACGCGGCCGCGCTTGCGCTTAGCCCCGAccttgtcctcctcggcctcgctaTCATCCTCTtgctcatcctcgtcctcctcctcgctctCCAGCCAGTCCTCCAactcgtccagctcggcctcgctCTCGTCAATATCCGACACATACTGGATCTCCTTGTCGCCATCCTCTGCCTCGCTGTCcacctcctcgtcttcggccTCCGAGTCGACGCCCTCATCCAGGTCCTCGTCCCGCTCGCCCTGGCCGTCCCTCTCCATAGCATTGAGCACCttcttccagatgtcctcgCTGACGTTGAGCGGCTGGTCACCGTACGCACCCTGTCGCAGACGCTCAACCAGCTCCCGCTCAATGGTGCGCTCCAGCTTAgccgcggcctcggccttgcgcTCCCTCGCCTCCTCGCGGTGCTTGATCTTGGGCGCCATCTTGGGCACCAGCTTCTCGCCCAggcgctcctcctcggcggcaatcCTCCTCATGCGGATCTGCACCTGCGTCAGCCGTGTGAGGCGCTGCTTGCACTTGTGCAAGAGGAACTTGGGCCAGTAGATGAGCCGCTCGTCAATCTGCTCCAGCGCTTTGGTGTAGTTGTCGGACAGCTTGATCTTCTCCCACATCTTGGACGGCAGGTGCGCGCGCTCGACTGTCTTCATGTACAGGTACAGCGTCTGCTTGGTCGGGTGCTGCCGCACCGTGGCGTACCGCGAATTGGCGAGCGGACATGACTGTCGGTTGCAGAGGCCGGTGACGTTGTATTCATTGCGGCAGAAAttctgcttcttgtccgTTCTGCTCAGGTATCAGCAACATGCTtctttcccccccttttgTAGATTGGGCTaaggacgaagacgagaaCATTGAATTGGGCCGTGTGCAGCCTCCCCTTCCCAACTCACTTTAATTTGAACGAGCAAAACTGCTGGTTGATAATTTGCCAAATAATCTCATCCGAGGCCATCTTGCCCCCAATGTCCGCGACGGCAAAGAAGAATGACAAGAAAAGGACAATCCCCAAGTCCGTCGGGAAAGGTTGTAAAGGAAAGGCGAAAAAACGAGGTCCCCGCCGCCGATTTATTTTGTTCCTGCACCCAGGAAAGTTCGCTTCCAGATTTTTTTTGCCAGATACTGATAGGCCCAAGCCGCTCGGGCCAATCCACCATGTTTGCTCTGGCACGTCTCACCGCCTTCCCGCTTGGCGGCAGCCGGCCGTTGCTCCCAGGGACCTTGTTCGGGTGCGGAACAACGCGGCTCCGCAGAGCACCATGCGAGTCGCTTCCCAGGTGACGACGTCGCGGAGCTACGAGCCGCATCCGCCAACCTCCACGACAACCTCCGACGTCACAAAACCACCACATTTCAACGAGCTTCAACGACTTTGTGCCCCCCTTCCCCTCGGTCTCTCTCCCCGTCCGTCGTATTCTGCGATTAATACACCCCCCCACGCGTGGGGACCGACTTTCAGCCATGCCTACCGCCGGCCTCAaaaccatcatctccctctccttcgTGCTCGCCGTCGGGTTCCTGCTCGTCATCCTCTCGTGCGCCCTGTACCAGTCGTACTTCCCGCTCCTCGTGGTCGCCACATACGTTGTCGCCCCTCTGCCCAACTGGATCTGCAGCCGGTGCGCCAACCCCGATGACTTTGTGGAGAGCTCTGGCGCCGCCGTGCTCGACTTGGGACGGTTTCTCACGGGCTTCCTGGTTGTAATGGGAATGGGTACGTTGCCCCCCACCCCTCGGCCTCTGCAGCGGCCACACTGCTAACGGGTGCAGCTCTTCCTATTGTTCTCGCTCACTCCGACCTCATCCGCGTCGAGGCCATGGTCATGTCGATAGTGGGCGGCTTGTTGATCTACGGAACCATCATCAGCTTCAGCTTGTTCTTCCACGAGGAGCAGGAATTCTAAGCGGaccggccatggcgtctgcttatttcttttttaatcAAGAAGGGTAGTGACTACAGACTACAGGATTTACAAAGGGCAGACAAGGGAAGGGGAGAAGGGAAACGAGGAGGATACGATTTGGCGCACGTGTACAATGGATGACTCTTTTGGCAAACTGGGAAAATTGCATTAAGCGAGGTCTTTCTGGTGATTAGGTTTAAGTAATGTCGCTGTATTGATGCCCAGTGTATGATGAAGCGGAGTGTCTTCTAATCGCCACGTGTTCCTGACAACACAATCCTCAATGCCTATATCGCTTGTGCGATAGCCGTCTATccatgccttgttgaaaTAACCGTACAAAAACTCCGTACTTATGCCTCACCCCTTTTTCCCCCTCTGTTGAAGTatttcccccccccccccctcgcATCTAATCTATGCAACGTCTGAAAATGTACCCAGCGGCCCGCACAGCTTTGTAAACATCTCCTCCCGTTCGCCCTCGGGCGTGCTGAGCGTTGTCactgcgccgccagcaccgATCCGCCAGACCTCGCGGGGTTCAAGCTCGCCAGCTTGGGCGGGGGCCTGCTCGTCGTCCCAGCGAAACATGGTGCGGATCGTGACGCTCCAGTCGCCTTTCCCCTGCACGTCCAGATAGCCAATGACGCCAGAGTAGACGCTGCGCTCGGTGGGCTCGATGGCTTGCAGGATTTCGCAGCTGCGCTTCTTGGGGGCGCCCGTCATGCTGCCCGGCGGCAGGCAGCTCGCCAGGACGTCCATGCCGGTAAAGGGGAACTCGCTGCGGGTTGGGTCGGTTCCCGCCTCGAGCTTCTCCGCGGGGAGCTGGCCGTTGACGGCCGTCACCATTTGGAAGACGCTGGCGTACTCCTCCACCCGAAGCAGGTCGGGTACGGTTACGCTCTGCGCGCCGCACACGCCATACAAATCGTGCCGTACAAGGTCGACAATCATGAGGTTCTCTGCCTCCTCCTTGGGCACGTGGAGAATCTCTTCGGCTTGTGCCAATGTCGATACCGCAGACGACTTGCGGACGGTCCCCTTCATCGGCCGCATGGAGCATAGGCCCTTGGGGTCGTGCATGAGGAATCGCTCTGGGGAGCTGCTGATGATGGTCGCCCCGCCGAGGCGAGTAAAAGAGCCGAATGGTGCCGGCTGTCGCGCTCTCAGCGCACGGTAGATTTGCCACGGCGTTCCATGCCGACACGCCTCGTCGGTGGCCGGCAGCTTACTGGGTGACTGGTCCCTTGGCGCAGGCGATGTTCGCGTGTGGTGCGGCTGGTCGTTGCCGTGCGGTCTGGTCATGGTTGTCTGCGCAGTGAGACAGAGTTCGTAGGATTCACCGTCTCTGATGTAGTCCTGGCATTTGCTAACATCGGACTCGTATCCATTCGAGTCCGGGACGGAGACGTGTAAACGGCCCCCTCCCTTGCGTACGTGGTCGAGCAGAGCTTCGTTGGAGAGGCGAGACTTGGCATCCGGGCGTCGCCCACGGCCAGGCTGTTGCCACGCAGGAGAGGTCTCGATGGCTTGAACAACATCGTCTATCCACAGGCCGTCGCAGTCTTCGGACGTGAGGGCTTGCACATAAGCAACGCCAGCTTGGTGATCAAGCACAACGCTTTTTGAGACCCATGCCATGCAAAGGTCGGGCCTATGGTGCCCGCGCGCCTTGGAAACGGACCCGGGACTCAGGGTACTCAGACCCATCTCATACGTCACAAAACCCATGAAGCCGCCTTTGAATGTCGGCATATGGGCATCTTCGGACACCTTTCTCCAGCGCCAATACTCCGACATGACGTGCCAGGGGCTCCAGGGATCGACATCCTCTCCAAGGTAGATGCGCTGGGACTTTTCTGGTCGTCCAGACGCCGCGGGCTGCCGGAGAACCAAGTAGCTGTCGCCTACGTGATATTCCAGGCGCAGGGCTTCATCGACACCCAGAGCAATAACGGAGCTCCTCGCCAGAGGATCACCATTGACAGTGCTCGAGGAGTCCAGAATAATAGTGTCtttgcagccaaggccaagcaCCTCTGCAATATCCGCCGTATCCACACCCCCAGGCAGTTTGATTTGCCGACAAGCATATCCCGGCCGAATACCTCGTCGAGCCAGATCAGACTGCAAGTCGTTCCACCACGGGAAGGCGGACAGCTTGCGTCCAGAATCCAACCCAGGCAGACTGTGGTTGGATGGGTTCAAGCTGTCAACGTAGCCGACACTAGGATTCCGTGGGACCTCCCGTCTCGCCGCTTCATTCCACTTCAGCGCCTGGCGAAACCAGTTGCGTATCACACCCTTCGCCGCGGCATCAGTACACACAGACTCGGGATGATACTGAACACCCCACAACGGCCTTGTGGTGTGCCGGACCGCCATCAGGATGCGCTCCGGGTCGTGCCTGTTTTCGCCGTCGTAGTCTTCCAGAATCCACGCCAGGGGCTGCAGTTCCGGAGCCCGTCTGGACGGCAGCCATCGCGCCGTCAGCCAATCCTGTTCCGGAACCTCGTCCTGTCCGATATCCGCACACAAGCTGTGGTACAAGGTCGCCTTGAAGCGAGGCACCCTGTCAAAGATGTCGGTCGGCGGCACCTGCACATGGTCAATCTCCCGAACCATGCCGTGCAAACCCCTCCGAAGCCGTCGAATGCCGCCTCCGAAGTGCTCCACCAGGCTTTGAAACCCCAGGCAGATGCCGAGCACAGGCACGGATTGCTCCCTCGGCAGGTCCCAGAGGAGCTTGAaggcgccgacgtcggcgtcgtggaGCGGCGAGCCCGGGCCGGGTCCGCAAACGACGGCGTCAAAGTCGGCGAGCCGGTCCAGGAACTGCTGCCTGGTCCAATGGGGCGTGGAGTCGGAGTCGATGGTCCTGAGGTCCATGTGCAGGACGTGGACGGTGGTGTTGCTGCCGAGCGCGTCCTTGACGAGGGACACGATGTTGTTGGTGAAGGAGTCGTAGGCGTCCAGGAACAAGATGCGACGCCCGGCGCCGCTGGTCTTCTCGACACCATGCGCCGGGACTTGCTCCGCTGCCGGCGTGCTCGAGATGACGCCCATCGCACCTTCCGTGATGTCTGACGCGACAGCAGCGTCGGTTCCTGCTGCGGGTTGCAgctgccaatggcaatggtggcagCCGATGCgggaaccaaaaaaaaaatgttgctgctgctgctcgacgTTGcacgactttttttttaggttaatgGGGAACCTTTGGAAACTTGAAATGTCTCTGCCCACTCGCCACTGGCAACTTGACGAGTCCAGCTGATGGCAGTCTGCGCTGCACGGGTTGAAGCGCTTGCAAAGTTTTGTTGGAGCGACACTCGCGGCACATTCCTGCAACTGGGCGGACGGGCTTGGCCGGATAAGAAGGTCAAGATGGAAATGCCGCGCCAACCCGAAGGACCCTGGTGGCTTGTCGCGAGGGAAAACGTCTGCCCCACTTGGCACCCGCTGACAGCTGTCGTGGAGAATGCATCCATAAAGGAAACTCGACTTGACTCTTGCCAATATGTCCTCGACTTGAGACTGGCCGTGTGTCGAGCATCACTTGGCTTGGCCAACGCTGGCGGCGGGACCGGAGGAACATGAAGATAAACAAGAGATGCCTACAACAGCAAAAACCCAATGTATTTTCAaacatacctaggtagtaacTCCGTATACGCTATACATGGCAATCAAAACACCGCCAAGCCAACCCTCTCACTCAACCTGCCTCTCAATATCATCCCAGCGCCCGATGCGCATAGGATCCAAAACCCGCAGCTTCGCCAGCCACCCTCGCAAGTCCCCAGCCCTGCCGCGGCCTTGGTCCAGCCGCCCCAGGGCCAGAGTATACTCCAAAAGCGACTCGTAAATCCACTTGATGTCGTCATagtcctccagcagctccttGATCTCGTCAATCTCGCGCCCCAAGTAGGCAGCCTTCTCGTCGGCAGTCAAGTCCGGCA
The DNA window shown above is from Metarhizium brunneum chromosome 1, complete sequence and carries:
- the GYP7 gene encoding GTPase-activating protein, with product MTLTPSAPEHQDSALPASPSASFYAMSDDEEGGYNTITHAETGRGVKLLFSKSKVYVHPTPSAKDNIPGYIALLQQKPPTSGRPTSSSSHESIAPGSSDLLLAWVPESALGDSTSIYVKVDLCDGDSPPKQSYLVPPPPTVTSHSGSVGGYSFAVPVSAVYSLLVRPPSIGWWYGSIIINSRAGDSFPALFFHDNECQSTILQKKKLTRDNFDPFGESGQMFWGADEVLRWLKRYVKIERSGAEPNIYLVEPTKDDLEGFGSKTAGVSKQITPGDKAAGSSREAQMDPFVKFVKETGWNIMNQFSKVTTFTRRAAQDFAENNNLPPQVKRLLRNPEVQTLQDEFDSARIYLARWAMGIAEQSERDRRGRIWTVKDVVDLEDTDVGEFELLEGASALSLEERRRPVTMAEWETFFDPETGRLSLTVDEVKERIFHGGLDAEDGVRKEAWLFLLGVYEWYGTADERKAQIASLRDQYYRLKHSWWERLEGDGGEGEAGEWWREQRGRIEKDVHRTDRNVPIFQGEDAPHPDPNSPFADVGTNVHLEQMKEMLLTYNEYNKDLGYVQGMSDLLSPIYAVIQDDAIAFWGFQKFMERMERNFLRDQSGMRGQLLTLDQLVNFMDPKLWNHLQSADSTNFFFFFRMILVWYKREFGWVDILRLWEGLWTDYLSAEFHIFVALAILEKHRDVIMGHLKAFDEVLKYVNELSNTMDLESTLIRAEALFRKFQRLVEAVDKKQNFPGPRASCSSEAPSPQPQSQTQTPPKGKETETQQKIISPELRNLLNRKVEVLSRKTVAQKGDGMPGK
- the mak16 gene encoding Protein mak16; protein product: MASDEIIWQIINQQFCSFKLKTDKKQNFCRNEYNVTGLCNRQSCPLANSRYATVRQHPTKQTLYLYMKTVERAHLPSKMWEKIKLSDNYTKALEQIDERLIYWPKFLLHKCKQRLTRLTQVQIRMRRIAAEEERLGEKLVPKMAPKIKHREEARERKAEAAAKLERTIERELVERLRQGAYGDQPLNVSEDIWKKVLNAMERDGQGERDEDLDEGVDSEAEDEEVDSEAEDGDKEIQYVSDIDESEAELDELEDWLESEEEDEDEQEDDSEAEEDKVGAKRKRGRVVKMNNKKAKQEKEKLTLTHDLAW
- the vps55 gene encoding Vacuolar protein sorting-associated protein 55, which codes for MPTAGLKTIISLSFVLAVGFLLVILSCALYQSYFPLLVVATYVVAPLPNWICSRCANPDDFVESSGAAVLDLGRFLTGFLVVMGMALPIVLAHSDLIRVEAMVMSIVGGLLIYGTIISFSLFFHEEQEF